A stretch of DNA from Paenibacillus sp. FSL W8-0186:
ACATCTTAAAGCTGCTCATCGAGCAGAAAAACAAGATCGTCACCCGGGAAGAGCTGATTAAGAGCCTTTGGGACGACGAGCGATTCATCAGCGACAATACGCTGACGGTGAACGTGAACCGGCTGCGCAAGAAGCTGGAGGAGCTGGATTTAGGCCGCATGATCGAAACGAAGGTCGGGCAAGGCTACATCGCAATCCAGGAAGGTGAAGGCCGTGATTAGAAAATTCCTGATCGAACGCCGCAGCTGGATTCTGCTCGTCATCATCCTACAGCTGCTTACCTTATCCGTTGCCTACCTGGATGCGGAGATCCCAATGAGTTCGCTGCTCTACATCGTTTTTCTGTCGACGATGATCTTCGTTATTTTCCTGGTCGTTCGTTATCACCAAGAGACCCGCTTCTATAAAAACCTGGAGCAATGGGAGCCGCACCTCGATGTAACGGGCTTAGCGGAAGGGCGCCGCCCTTTCGAGACGGCCACCCGCACCCTGCTCCTGCAGCAGACGGAACGGCTCAGGCAGGAGGCCGCCTATAACCGCACGGCGCTCGAAGAGGAGAAGGATTATCTCTTGTCATGGATACATGAAGTGAAGACACCGCTGAGCGCCATGCACCTCATGCTCGAGCGGCTGGAGGAAGAGCCCCTGAAGACGCAGCTGACCTATGAATGGCTGCGCATCCATCTTCTGCTCGACCAGCAGCTGCACCAGAAGCGGATGCCGTCCATGGAAAATGATCTGTATGTCGAGAGAATCGACTTGAAAACCCTGCTCTATGCAGAAATTCGCACACTGCGATCATGGTGCATGCAGAAGGGCATCGGCTTTGACGTGGATTTAGAGGCGACCCGGATCCTTAGCGATGCCAAATGGCTCGCCTTCATTCTCCGCCAGCTGCTGACTAATGCTGTGAAGTACAGTGAAGCCGGGGACATTTCGGTGAAAAGCCGGACTCTCGGCGACAACACCGTACTGGAAGTACAGGATCAAGGGCGCGGGATTAATTCGCGCGATCTTCCGCGGATTTTCGATAAGGGCTTCACCTCCACGACCAAGCATCATGAGGATAAAGCGACGGGGATGGGACTATACTTAGCCAATAAGGCTGCCCAAGCGCTCCATATTCGCATCGAGCCCGAGTCCAGGCCGGGAGTTGGCACAACGATGAGGCTTATTTTTCCGCAGCGGAATGCGTTCGTGCAAATTCAGGGCGAATAGCACAGGCATGTGACAGCATTGTCACATGCCTTGTTCATTTGTTCGGTGAAACGAAGGAACAAAGCTGGCGATCCCTTTTATAATGGAGCTAGAGAACAAAGGAGTGTGGAGAAATGGCGATACTGGAAGCTACAAAAATCCATAAAAGCTACGGCAATAAATACAATAAGCAAGAAGTCTTAAAAGGGATCGATCTAAGCATCGAGCAAGGAGAATTCGTAAGCATCATGGGAGCGTCCGGCTCCGGAAAAACAACGCTGCTGAACGTCCTCTCTTCCATCGATCAGGTAAGCGGCGGCATCGTGCTCATCGAAGGCCAGGAAATGACGGGCATGAAGGAGAAAGAGCTGGCAGAATTCCGCAAGCGGCATTTGGGGTTTATTTTTCAGGAATATAACCTGCTGGACTCGCTCACGGTGAAGGAGAACATCCTGCTCCCGCTGTCGATTTCCAAAGTATCCAAGAAAGAAGCAGACCGTAAATTTCAGGCCGTCGCAACCGAGCTGGGCATTTATGAGCTGAAGGATAAATATCCTAACGAAATTTCCGGCGGGCAGAAGCAGCGCACCTCGGCCGCCCGGGCGTTCATTCACGAGCCGAGTATTATTTTTGCGGATGAGCCGACAGGAGCGCTGGATTCCAAGTCAGCCTCGGATTTGCTGAACAAGCTGAGCGAGCTGAACGAGAAACGGCAAGCAACAATCGTCATGGTGACGCATGATCCGGTTGCCGCGAGCTACTGCGGCCGGGTGATTTTCATCAAGGATGGGCAGGTATATACACAGTTAAATAAAGGGGAAGAGACAAGGCAGACCTTCTTCAAAGACATTATGAAGACGCAGGGGTTGTTAGGAGGGGTGCAGGTTGAGCATTAATTACATCATTCTCCGCAACCTGAAGAAGAACGCCAAGAACTATTACCTGTACGTTTTCGCCCTCATCTTCAGCGTTGCGCTCTATTTTGCCTTCGTTACGCTGCAGTACGACCCTGCCATGGACGAGATCAAAGGAAGCATCAAGGGCGGTGCAGCGATGAGGGCTGGATCCGTCCTCCTGGTCGTCATCGTGTCGGTGTTCCTGCTGTACGCCAATAATCTGTTCATCAAGCGGCGCAGTAAAGAGATCGGTCTATTCCAATTGATCGGATTGACCAAGAACCGGATCTTCCGCATCCTGACGGCAGAGAACTTCATTCTGTATTTCGGATCGATGCTGGTCGGGATGTTCGTGGGGTTTTCTTTTTCCAAGCTGATTATTATGATTTTGTTCAAAATTACCGGTGTGGAGTCCGGGGCAGCGCTAAGGTTCTCTACTCAGGCCTTTATTCAGACCGTTATCATATTTCTAGCGATTTATGTGCTCATCATGCTGATGAATTACGCGTTCATGAAGCGGCAGAGCATTCTGTCCCTCTTCCGGGTGCTGTCTTCGACTGAGGAGAAGGTGAAGAAGGTATCCGTGTGGGAGATGATTCTAGGCGTCTTCGGCTTAGCGTTGATCGCGCTTGGTTATTACATTTCAACACGGCTGTTCAGCGGGGACTTTATTGAAATGACGCAGCTGTTTCTGGCGATGGTTGGCATCCTCGGCTCGGTCATTTTGGGTACGTACCTGTTCTATAAGGGGTCGGTACGGTTTATCTTCTATCTGATTCGCAGGCAAAAAGATGGATACCTGAACATCAACGAGGTTCTGTCACTCTCTTCCATCATGTTCCGCATGAAATCCAACGCGCTGCTGCTGACCATTATTACGACGGTATCCGCACTGGCCATCGGCCTGTTGTCGCTCAGCTACATTGCCTACTACTCCGCCGAACGGTCAGGGAAGAATGACGTGCCGAACGACTTCGCCTTTACGCTTCAGGCCGATGCGGACAAGTTCAAAGCGGCTTTAACCTCCGGCGGCATCCCCTACCAAGAAACGTTCATTGACGTGATTCAGGTAAGAGCGGACTTCAACCAGGTGATGGATAACCGCTTTGACAATGATGCGCCAGATGCAAAGGTGATGATCATCGGGGTCATTAGCGATACCTCCGTCAATAAGCTCGATCTGCCCGAAGGGGAGACGCTTCTGACGGGATATAGCGACTTGATGCAAACCTTTTTTGCAATTCATAATAGCGGAGAGATTCAATTCCTGGGGCAGCAGGAAGTGATACCGCAACAGATTCGTTTAGAGCGCGAGCATTTTGTGTCCTGGTATTTCAAAGGCGGCTTTCCGATCGCTGTTGTAGATCAAACCGTATTCGAGCGATTGAAGCTGGATGCCGACCCTGAGATTCAGAAGAAATACTCCACGTATATCGGAGTCGATATTACCGATGCTGCCAAGCTGAACGAGGCTAACGCGATATTTGAAAAATTAGAATTAGGCCCGGACAGCATCCATGAATCGCAGCTGGCCCTTATACGCAGCCAGAAACAGACGATGGGACTGATCATGTTCGTGGTCGGCTTCCTGGGCCTCACCTTCCTAATGACCTCCGGCTGCATACTGTACTTCAAGCAAATGGACGAAAGCGAGGAAGAGAAGCCGAACTACACGATATTAAGAAAGCTCGGCTTCACCCAAGGAGATTTGTTAAAAGGGATTCAAGCCAAACAATTGTTCAACTTCGGCATTCCGCTGCTGGTGGGACTGCTGCACAGCTACTTCGCCGTCAAATCGGGCTGGTTCCTGTTCGGCACCGAGCTGTGGACGCCGATGATTCTGGTCATGCTGCTGTATACGGCGCTCTATTCCATCTTCGCGATTCTGTCGGTGCTGTATTACAAACGCGTGATTCGGGAGTCCTTATAGGAGGGGCACCCCATAAACCATGACCTGGTAGAAATTAAAAATGGAGAGCAGGTGTTATATCTGGTCTGCTCGGTCAGAATGTTGAGACATTGTGGAGACCTTAATAAATGCTAGGCTTTAGTCTGTAGAACAGTATTAGCAATATCGGAAGTAAAGACAGTAGTCGTCTATTAGTCAGCTCATTCTAGTCGAATATTCATATATAAACCCGCTCAGGAGGAGAAAATCTGTAAATGTATATGAAAATTTATATATATTTGGTCGTTTAGCCGTAATGCCGCTTGTTATATTCGAATTATCGAATACATTCTCAGGAGAGCAACGAGATAACGCTTGAATCAGAAGTATTCAATCTTTATTATAACTGGAGAAATTCGTGAATTGCAGCAAGACTTTATTATATCGGGACAATATTGATTCAGCTTCAAAACAGTGAACCATATTATAAGTGACTGCGAAATGGATAAGATATTTAACAGAAGTACACCCACTCGGGTACACTCAAATTGTCGAGAAACCCACGTCATTATGACGTTGGGTTTCCTTTCTTTCATTAAGAAGGCTGTCGAGACTTTCTCGACAGCCTGGCCGAGCAGATATAACATTCTGCTCGGTTCTTTGTATATAGGAGCGCCTAGAAATCGATGGTTCTTCCGCCCCGTTTATAACGCACGTCATCGTCCCCTTGATCCGGACTGCCCGGAGCCGAATTGCCGCCGTCCAGAACAGCCTCTTCCTTCACATAGTCCTCCAAGTCTTCCTTCGGCGTTGCGGTCACTGCGCGCACATTGGCCCATTCGCGGATCGCCCGGATTTGCTCGGCTTGGGTAATCGACAGCGGCACCGTGTTTATGATGGCCCGCTCGAAATCCTCCAATCGAATCGAACGGTCCACCGCATAAGCTTCAAACAAAGCATCAATGACCAATTGTTCGATCTCCGCTCCGACGAAGCCTTCGCATTTTTCCGCCAAATCGTCCAGCACCTCGTCCGTTAACTGGAAATCCCCAATGACCTCAGGGTGCGTCAGGCGTCTGCCCATATGAACCTTTAGAATTTCTTTCCGCTCCCGCTTGGTCGGCAGGTCAACAAAGAAAATTTCATCAAAACGGCCTTTCCGCATAAGCTCCGGAGGCAATCCGGCAATGTTATTGGCCGTGGCTACCACGAACACCTGGCTTGTCTTCTCCTGCATCCAGGTCAGGAACTGGGCAAACACACGGGCGGATGTCCCGCCGTCGCCGCCGCTGGAAGTCGCACTGAAGCCTTTTTCGATCTCGTCGATCCACAAAATGCAAGGCGAAATCGCTTCGGCGGTCTTGATCGCTTTGCGCATATTCTCTTCGCTGCTGCCTACGAGGCCGCTAAAAATTTTTCCAATATCGAGCCGCAGCAGAGGCAGCTGCCACATGGAGCTGATGGATTTACTGATCAGGCTTTTTCCGCAGCCCGGTACGCCTGTGATCAGCACCCCTTTAGGAGAAGGCAGGCCATATTTGCTGGCCGAATCCAGCCAGGATTTATTCCGTCTCGTCAGCCAGCGCTTCAGGTTTTCTAAGCCGCCGACATCCTCCATCCTCAGTTCGCTGCGGATAAACTCCAAAATGCCCGTCTTCTTGATAATTTGCTCCTTCTCTTCGAGTATAACCTCGACATCCCGGATATCCAGCTGGCCGTCTTCCACCATCGCACGGGCAAATGCATTCTCGGCCTCGGATAACGTCAAGCCAAGCGCCGCTTTGGCGATGCGCTCCCGCTCCTCGGCCGTAACTTCGATTTGAATGCGTCCTCTATTCTCGTTAACGGCAATCATTTCATCCAGCACGGTTTTGATTTCGTTAAAGGACGGCAGTTCAAAATCAACGATCGTGATATCCTTCTGCAGTTCCTCCGGCAGGACTGGAAACGGCGATGTAAAAATGACATTGATCGGGTTCGGGTTCTGCTTAATGCGGATCAATATGTCACGCAGCTTCCGGATAACCTGGTAATCCGCCGCTCTCCCTTGACCTCCAAAATAAATATGGAAATCCTGCAGCACGACAATACAGGGACTATCGTATTTCTCAATGAACTCCAGCGCCTTCAAAGGCTGCTTGGTGTCATCGCGGGAATGGCCGCTCACATCCACGATCCCCGTCGTCATCCTCCAAACCAGCACTTCCCTTGGCGTCTTGATCAGCGGAATATCCTGCGCAATGGAGCGAATGACTGACATGGCGCGGTCTTCCTCCCAGGTCTGGATATATAGGTAAGGGAACCTTGCCTTTAGCAGATTGGCCAGCAAGGTTCTGATTTTCGATGGCGTTCCTGATACGGGTACAGTCATTGGCGTTCCTGCCTCCAAATCAAATTAATAGTCGATGATCCTGCCTGACGCAGGTGAATTTATCGGAGCATTACTCTTATGCGAGAAAACAACAAGGGGCGCGATCCGATCAAGGGTATACTTTTTCAGCCCCATGACATCCGAGAAATGCTCTAAGGAATTGAACCCTCCCAGCTCCTCACGCTTCATCATGACACGTTTGGCGAGGATCGCTCCGATTCCCGGAAGCGAGGCAATTTGAGCCTCAGATGCCGTATTGATATCCATGCTGCCCCCCTCCAGCAAGGGCCTCTTCGTCAGCGGCGGCATACTGCCGGATGAAGGAGGTTCGTTATCCATTGACGAGGACATACCTCCAAATGGAGGCGGTACGGCGCCCTGGGGCGGAGGCATCCAGCCTGATGGAGGTGGTACATTACCCAGCGGCGGAGGCATGCTGCCTAATGGAGGCGGCATGTGACCCACCGGAGGCACGCTTCCAAATGGAGGCGGCACGGTGCCCTGTGGTGAGCTCATACCTTCTGGTGCCGGCATATTGTATGGCGGCAGCTCTGCCGTCCTTGGCACTGGCGGCATATTATGCGGCAGCGTGCGGCCATAAGGCGCTGCATTGAAGTCGCTCTGACTCTCCTGCCACATTTGCTGCGATCTCTGCTGTTCCAATTCTTTAATTGCAGCAAGCTGAACCAAATAATCCTGGCGAATAGTGAAGGCATGGATAATAGATACAATCCACATCGTAAATACAATGCTCGCGCCAACCCCAGAGCCTGACATCATAAACGCCCCTATAAGCAGCCCAAGATACATAAACCCGAAATTGCGCCAGACGTGATTCTTCACTCTGATCCCGGCATATAAAAAGGCCACAAAACTAGTAAGCCCCAGAGGCACAAAGGTAGCCGCAATCCACCAGCTTGCCGTGATTCCTGGAGATTGGCCTTGGTTCGTATATTTCTGACTCACACTACCCCCCCTTACTGCAGTTCCTCGATTATGTAGTACTTTATAGCTCATCGATCACCCGGTCTAAATGCATTTTTAATAGATATATACGAGTTCCATCCAAAAAGGAAGCACTTTCTATTCGGACGCTAGCATAATTTACAATAAAAAAAACACCCTCTAGAACTTTATCGGAAGAATCAAGGAGATTCTCCAATAAACCTTTCAAGGGTGCGTATCACGATAATTCAATTGCCCTACAGCCTATCCTCCCAGGCCGTGAATCAGCGGTTTGATTCCAAGTTCGTTATACATGACGCCCGCCAGACCTCCAACCCCATCAGAAACAGCCAAAATTAATACAAGACTGCATACAATCAACAGCACGGATTTACCTTTTCTCATGGTTTCCTTGCACCTCGCTTATTAATTTTGCATACCTGTTCTTCATTTCCGGCGTTGCCCAAGCCCGATACTTCTCAAATAACCCCACGCACCGAATAACGACCGATTCGTTATAGAAATCAACACAGCAGTCCAAGCAGGCCAGTATATAATTCATTCCTGTCTCAGCACGTTCTGTAGACAAATAGTAGGCAGCCAGCTCCGCCAACAATCGCGCATGCTGATCGGCTGCAATCTGCGCATGATAACTCCCGAAGGCATGCCCGCGTCCCTCGAACTTCAAATGCGGGCCCAAACGCTCCAGAATATCATCCACCTGAAAATGATGGCGGTTCGCCGCCTCCGTTATTTTCAGAAGGGCTGACACCCGCTCGCTATCATGAGCAGCCGCATACTTTACGTAATCCGGCAATATTTCCAGCTGCCCGGCCATCAGTCGATATAGGCAGGCATTGGCCCGGCCCCATTCCTTAAACTGATTCATGATGATGCGCTCTGTCTCACTGCAGCTCTGCACCCAGCTTGGCTCCGTATATAACGAAACGAAGTCAAGGGCCTGCTCGTAATCTTCTCTTGCCTCACAAACGTTAGCCTGCAGCAAATAGGCATAGAGAATGTAGAAAAGCAAGGGCCTTCGCGCCTCTTGTTGAATGGACGCAGATGGAAGCTCGCTTCGCGAATTCGCACTGGGACTCATTGCATACTGAATCCTCGCTTTACGCCCCAGTTCCTCCGCGAGTTCCCCAACTTTAGCCCAACGCTGATTGGCAGCATAGATATCCGCCAGGCTTTTAAGGGCATCTAATTGATCCCGTTCTTCCAAGCGCTCTACGTAAGGCTCAAAAGAAGCCGCCAAATTCATATTGGCCTCCCGGTCATCCCCCAGATGAATCGTAAATAGACGATACTGACAGAGAGCCAATCGTTCGGAATGCTGGTATTTCTCACTCTCGGCGACACATTGGTATAACAACGATGCCGCATCCTTCCTTCCTGCCTGATACCACTGCTCCGCCAGCTCAAACAAATATGGGGCGTAGGCTAAATTGTCCATGATTGCATGAATGATTCGCTGGATGCAGCCTAGCTTGTCCAATTCAGCACAGCGCCGAAGCAGTGCCCCTAGCCTGCGCCAATTCGGCGACGACTGTATCAGGCACTCCTCAACATATAACTCGTATAAGCTGCCCTCCGCCAACCCCATACCCGCACTAATCCGATCGACCTGAAGCATCGACATCGGCTTGCGGTGATTAATCAGGCTGCTAAGCGTCCCCGCATTCACACCTGAAAAATTCGCAAATTGATGAAGCGTCAGGCCTTTCCCTTGAATATAATTCTCCAAAAGCTGTCGGATCGTGGTGGCTGGTTGCATGGATAGAACCTCCTTTCGAGAAGATGGGAATTTAGTTATGATAAAAACTCAACGTAGAAAAACAGATAAGAAAAGATTGTGGGTATATGGAAAATTATACC
This window harbors:
- a CDS encoding sensor histidine kinase — translated: MIRKFLIERRSWILLVIILQLLTLSVAYLDAEIPMSSLLYIVFLSTMIFVIFLVVRYHQETRFYKNLEQWEPHLDVTGLAEGRRPFETATRTLLLQQTERLRQEAAYNRTALEEEKDYLLSWIHEVKTPLSAMHLMLERLEEEPLKTQLTYEWLRIHLLLDQQLHQKRMPSMENDLYVERIDLKTLLYAEIRTLRSWCMQKGIGFDVDLEATRILSDAKWLAFILRQLLTNAVKYSEAGDISVKSRTLGDNTVLEVQDQGRGINSRDLPRIFDKGFTSTTKHHEDKATGMGLYLANKAAQALHIRIEPESRPGVGTTMRLIFPQRNAFVQIQGE
- a CDS encoding ABC transporter ATP-binding protein — its product is MAILEATKIHKSYGNKYNKQEVLKGIDLSIEQGEFVSIMGASGSGKTTLLNVLSSIDQVSGGIVLIEGQEMTGMKEKELAEFRKRHLGFIFQEYNLLDSLTVKENILLPLSISKVSKKEADRKFQAVATELGIYELKDKYPNEISGGQKQRTSAARAFIHEPSIIFADEPTGALDSKSASDLLNKLSELNEKRQATIVMVTHDPVAASYCGRVIFIKDGQVYTQLNKGEETRQTFFKDIMKTQGLLGGVQVEH
- a CDS encoding ABC transporter permease, encoding MSINYIILRNLKKNAKNYYLYVFALIFSVALYFAFVTLQYDPAMDEIKGSIKGGAAMRAGSVLLVVIVSVFLLYANNLFIKRRSKEIGLFQLIGLTKNRIFRILTAENFILYFGSMLVGMFVGFSFSKLIIMILFKITGVESGAALRFSTQAFIQTVIIFLAIYVLIMLMNYAFMKRQSILSLFRVLSSTEEKVKKVSVWEMILGVFGLALIALGYYISTRLFSGDFIEMTQLFLAMVGILGSVILGTYLFYKGSVRFIFYLIRRQKDGYLNINEVLSLSSIMFRMKSNALLLTIITTVSALAIGLLSLSYIAYYSAERSGKNDVPNDFAFTLQADADKFKAALTSGGIPYQETFIDVIQVRADFNQVMDNRFDNDAPDAKVMIIGVISDTSVNKLDLPEGETLLTGYSDLMQTFFAIHNSGEIQFLGQQEVIPQQIRLEREHFVSWYFKGGFPIAVVDQTVFERLKLDADPEIQKKYSTYIGVDITDAAKLNEANAIFEKLELGPDSIHESQLALIRSQKQTMGLIMFVVGFLGLTFLMTSGCILYFKQMDESEEEKPNYTILRKLGFTQGDLLKGIQAKQLFNFGIPLLVGLLHSYFAVKSGWFLFGTELWTPMILVMLLYTALYSIFAILSVLYYKRVIRESL
- a CDS encoding AAA family ATPase, coding for MTVPVSGTPSKIRTLLANLLKARFPYLYIQTWEEDRAMSVIRSIAQDIPLIKTPREVLVWRMTTGIVDVSGHSRDDTKQPLKALEFIEKYDSPCIVVLQDFHIYFGGQGRAADYQVIRKLRDILIRIKQNPNPINVIFTSPFPVLPEELQKDITIVDFELPSFNEIKTVLDEMIAVNENRGRIQIEVTAEERERIAKAALGLTLSEAENAFARAMVEDGQLDIRDVEVILEEKEQIIKKTGILEFIRSELRMEDVGGLENLKRWLTRRNKSWLDSASKYGLPSPKGVLITGVPGCGKSLISKSISSMWQLPLLRLDIGKIFSGLVGSSEENMRKAIKTAEAISPCILWIDEIEKGFSATSSGGDGGTSARVFAQFLTWMQEKTSQVFVVATANNIAGLPPELMRKGRFDEIFFVDLPTKRERKEILKVHMGRRLTHPEVIGDFQLTDEVLDDLAEKCEGFVGAEIEQLVIDALFEAYAVDRSIRLEDFERAIINTVPLSITQAEQIRAIREWANVRAVTATPKEDLEDYVKEEAVLDGGNSAPGSPDQGDDDVRYKRGGRTIDF
- a CDS encoding helix-hairpin-helix domain-containing protein, whose amino-acid sequence is MSQKYTNQGQSPGITASWWIAATFVPLGLTSFVAFLYAGIRVKNHVWRNFGFMYLGLLIGAFMMSGSGVGASIVFTMWIVSIIHAFTIRQDYLVQLAAIKELEQQRSQQMWQESQSDFNAAPYGRTLPHNMPPVPRTAELPPYNMPAPEGMSSPQGTVPPPFGSVPPVGHMPPPLGSMPPPLGNVPPPSGWMPPPQGAVPPPFGGMSSSMDNEPPSSGSMPPLTKRPLLEGGSMDINTASEAQIASLPGIGAILAKRVMMKREELGGFNSLEHFSDVMGLKKYTLDRIAPLVVFSHKSNAPINSPASGRIIDY
- a CDS encoding transcriptional regulator, encoding MQPATTIRQLLENYIQGKGLTLHQFANFSGVNAGTLSSLINHRKPMSMLQVDRISAGMGLAEGSLYELYVEECLIQSSPNWRRLGALLRRCAELDKLGCIQRIIHAIMDNLAYAPYLFELAEQWYQAGRKDAASLLYQCVAESEKYQHSERLALCQYRLFTIHLGDDREANMNLAASFEPYVERLEERDQLDALKSLADIYAANQRWAKVGELAEELGRKARIQYAMSPSANSRSELPSASIQQEARRPLLFYILYAYLLQANVCEAREDYEQALDFVSLYTEPSWVQSCSETERIIMNQFKEWGRANACLYRLMAGQLEILPDYVKYAAAHDSERVSALLKITEAANRHHFQVDDILERLGPHLKFEGRGHAFGSYHAQIAADQHARLLAELAAYYLSTERAETGMNYILACLDCCVDFYNESVVIRCVGLFEKYRAWATPEMKNRYAKLISEVQGNHEKR